CCGCGACATGGCAGAGTCGGTCGCGTTCTACCGGACGATCGGCCTCGACGTCACCTACGGCGGGCCGGACGCCCCGTTCACCACGCTGCGCGCGGACCAGGCGGTGATCAATCTGCGGCGGGCCAGCGCGGATGGCGACAACTCGTGGAGTCGGGTGATCCTGCGCGTCCGCGGGGTGGACGCCCTTCACCGGGAGCTGACCGCCCGGGGCCTGGTGGCGGCCGCTCCCCGCGACGCGGAGTGGGGCGAGCGCTACTTCGAGATCCGGGACCCG
This region of Candidatus Methylomirabilota bacterium genomic DNA includes:
- a CDS encoding VOC family protein, translated to RDMAESVAFYRTIGLDVTYGGPDAPFTTLRADQAVINLRRASADGDNSWSRVILRVRGVDALHRELTARGLVAAAPRDAEWGERYFEIRDPQGVVISFAELLP